Part of the Plasmodium malariae genome assembly, chromosome: 9 genome is shown below.
catataatttttgttttaatgtaattaaaaaaataataataactttCATTATAGTGCAATAAGTTTAAATGATTCACgaatatttaaagaacataataaatttatttaatgtagtgcattaataaaaaagtcttttgttattcattttcacaatgaaatatatattaaatgtttcatttccaattatatataaatttttgagTTTATCTACTATACAAGATGTATAGAGTATATATACTCTATATTCTTCTTTGTATTAagttattattacaaatattaagATTGCCatcatattaataattctaattttataaacttTATATTTTGGGAAAACtagttaatttaaataaaataataattattataatataataatggtaATATTAAATGAGAATATATTACgttaattataatacatacattaatTCTTCTCTAggtgtatataatattttattacgtaaaaattttttaaaagagatatatttacacgaaaatatgtaatatataaagaaatacataatctaaaagtaaataaaggcttgttatttattttcatatcattatttttgaaaattacatattttaattaattcaaaTTTATTCTACTAGTTCTATGTAAAAAATcaacatatattttcatttaatctTGTTACTTTCttcttaattatatatatttagaattgatatattaaaaagaaagaaaaagagaataaaagtaataatggtaaagaaatattatataaattttaattaatttaaaaatatattaaataaagtaaattcacaaataatatgcaacatattatatatacattacaaATTCGAAAGAAAAACAATGTAATATACTAGAATACATGATTTAGTAATATTTCTATCtataattttagaaaaaatatatcatattgtatttattcttttaaaaacaCTGCAGTGAGAATAAGTTTCAGAAATACAACTTAATAAGTactcatatataattaagtaatatttttataaaaatatttttaacaagaaaaatatattatgtccAAATGTTTCTGTTCTTACATGTTTTAACCAATTATGtgaaaattgtaaaaataaaatacgtaCAATTATTGTAATCATTTGAGATAGAAAAGTATATTACTATGCCTGAATAGCTCTATCTTACatttgtataattaaaaaagtggAAAACATTGctaaatttaatatacttttttaaattacagaCAAAATATACATAGATACAGAAAATAGCATTATCTCATTTtcattgttataatataaacaaaacatCAGTAACAACTTACATGAAGGTACTtgtatagttttttttaGGTTTCCGCACAATTTAATCGTATCATATTTTTGGATACACCTAATGATTCTATATaagataaattttaatacattttaaatattcataatcatatacatgtaacttataaaataaattatgtaatatatgatattacataataaaatccttctaaaaatttacatataaaccATTTCCATTTTAACGACATTCAATTTGactaaacatatttataatccTTTTTTCTAAAGAGTATACCTGTATTCGatcaaattatttattttttccctaaATTGGGAAACATTATACAAATAgctccattttttttcaaatatataattatctccttattaaatatatattcaataagtgaaatgtgttattatatatatcaatgaATTTTACATGATTTTAGTATtgccttttttatatttaataaaaaaacgttattaatatttattacatacacataaaattagttaaatatgaaataatattaaaattcaaatattattttatatttatattatctatatagtaaaatacccacaaaatataaagtattcatataaatgatCAACTTTTAAAGATTGTTATATATCGTTTATATggttacaattattatttattagtgTATATCTGTATTTATTGCTTTTCAAAAAGGATAAACTTTTTAGaaattttcccttttctatatttttaatataattcatttgtTTTAGAATTTCTAAAAACATTCTATACTTCAAGGAACACATAAGTCCTTGCATCTAGGACGAAAcatgttaataattatataacaaacatatatataaatgtatcatacaaaaaagaaataattattatgttcaATTTCAAAACttctaaaataaatatggtaCTAATAACTTCATATGACTAAGGGTTGTGTAATGTAGTGTAGTGTAAAGTTCtcaaaatatatgcatgGGATATATCAAGTCACCAAATCTCaatgaaattaaattttttataataacgTACATAATTGTTCACAATTACAACGCGAATCATCTTCTAATATCGCTGGTGAAAATTTACCCATTATTTTCTacaaatttcatttttattcattacagttttttttttatttctgctTTTACTAACACTACAAATTATTCCAATTAAAGGTGTGAAGGCATTTCTGCAATCCCTCTAATTTCCTATGACGTAAAATCACTGTTATAACAGTGTTATATATACGAATgtgtaattttttcttttaaaactatattacctaatataaatgtttctTTTGCATTCATTAAGAAAAAGGTAAATACATGAAAATTTCAGGATTAACAATATAAACAAGTATCAAtaaattgttattaatattatcagGCATATTCTTGTTGTAGCaggtattatataatatatcatacTTTACAAAAttctaatttaaaaaattcctataatagatatatattttccccTAAAAGAAAGTCTTTAACAAATTAATTGAAGTGCGTTTTAAAATagtacgaaaaaaaaaattttagtataaatttttttattaataatattacaaatgtAGTAATATACAGTAGAGATAGACACTAACTAAAGAAGTGTTCATATAAAAAGACGAGggaaaatatgttttataagataaaaataacacaaaataaaattaaacaatcattgttttattgaaatttatatattatgaagaagagatagtaaaaataaaaaaatacacacatatgAGGTACAAAaactttattaatattattactcaATATGAACGTAGTTACTATTTGAAACATTTAGTATGACTAATAAGgccatataatatatatatatggaaaattcaataaataattatgcatAACACTATcaataagtatataaaaaataaaatgttcatTATATTGTCTAAAAACtggtaaaaatatgttatacatGAATGCAGAATTAatacacaaataataatttttaaactaCGATAATTAGATTGACAGATATGCCATATGTTCTGcaattaaattttgaaaattcaATGGTAGAActataaaatttgttattaaataaaatatacatagaacgatattatataatataatggaattaataatataacataaaatataatagaaaaatatattttatattaagatAATCTACATGAATATACTTTATTGatttaaatgttaaaataagTGAATATAAGTTTCTTATATAGTATGATGGTACACTATTTTTGTGCGTATAACTCAAAGGTTATATGTAAAACTAAAACGTATTGATAGTCcaaacatattattttactttattttaaagatattttattctttaaaacTTTCTTCagtgttataatatattgatTACTGCGAACTCTAGTATAATACAACATGAACTATAAATTTTAGTACTCAAGTGTCTTTTGCAATAGTAGAAAACACTGATTTTACATTGTGCTTTTATACGTataagataaataaaaaaattataatttgtcatttaaaatgttttttcttaaatagaATTACTTTTTCTCATATTTCCGGTTTTGTGCTATATTACTCTTTATACACGTAACATTTCTACCAGTTTATAGTATGTTAATGATATTCAAATTCAATATATcatctattttaatattaaatgttatatataatataaataaataaaaaaataaataaataatatatttataataatatgaaaaaagcttcgataattcatattaattgacattaaatttgtattacttttaaataaatataatataaaaagctCTGTATCATACTATAATTttcatcatatatttaaacaaaataacgaaaaaaaaaaaatatatttttacataaatttaaaaaattgtatcatataaaaaaaaaaataagtgaataagatatttcatataaacaCAACCTAAacgtatttctttttttacttttttacttttttactttttttttcttttctttaatttaatcttcaataaaaaataattgtgtGGCATTTTACACCACTTACGCAATCAgtataaaagaaaacaaacaGTAAAATGtcataatgttatataaaaaaaaaaaaatgttatatatataaaagtaaaataaaacagttAAAATTCCtcaaatattacaaataaaattatatcaaaaaaaaatataactatatcCTTACATAAATGTGTGTGTGCTCAATATATTTCTACACATTTAacatatatcattaaattaattattttaaaaaaataaaattacattatCTTAAATAAAACTCgtagaaaaggaaaatttattCGATTAACATATAATAGGTTAAGATCCTtatgctttatttttattcaaaaaattaaagatattttgttattatatgaaaGATACATTACATTAATTTCGCTCAAAATTAACATTTACTGTAGGTTAAAActacaaacaaaaaaaatataaaaaattactttttttaactattctttttttatattaatatattgcTATGAAATAGATCTATGAATAAAGTATCAATAAATGGTTGCAAATTGCACagtattatatttcttttcataattgttatatatcttaaaaataatgaaaacttCATTGTACACATATTAAAGCTTTAAATCACATGTAATCATGTATACAAcattattatgaaatttttttttttttattgcgttaaatatatgagaatattcatcctcctttttttgaagtacatttttaaccaaaaaatataatacattatttttatatattcgttttttaaaatgttaatacataaactcatataaattttaaattgttaaaaTTGTGTAGCGTAATATCTAAATGgataatttcattaaaaaagacacaataaaatacaatcaaatgataaaaaagaataaattatactacATAAGCATCCTTCtatgaatgaaaaaatatacatatataaacattgtGTAATAAACCAAAATTGTTAttacatcatttttttttttttctttttataatatataattaattttcttaaattcaaaaataattttttttttcttttatttagttAATATATCAAGTGAAACGTTGAAATTTAAAAGTAGATGTACCAACAATTCTGTCTAAAccataacaataatattgtgttcatatataatatttttaaaattgctAGTTCCTACATTATAATGAAtagaaatttaaaatttttggaTACGAAATATTGCTTCcattaatttattcttcATATAGTATctcatgtatacatatattataataattccttaattttacttacaaaattataatttctttatgatatatacaaatagaaaaaaaagaaaaaaaatatatatatatatatatttaactttcTTTAAATCAACAAAATACTAAACCAATgtcttttataaattttattattattattccctCTTCATATAttccattaatatatttttatatattacgtatgcttgtaaaatattaaaaatatttttagaattactatatattatttatacgtaggttttatatattccaatattatttatacttcttttatatttttattattatatttatattttctaaatatatatatatatatatatatatatatatatatatatatatatatatatatatttttatatagaataaatggaacataaaaaaattgttcatttatgaactcacaatatttttatttagatataaataaattctaataaaaatatacctaCTAGTTTATTGAATTCTAAaataataactaaaaaataaatcgcTATTTTCTAGAGTATTATACAGAAATTTTGAACGATTAATAAATGGTAAAATTGAatctttattaaattttatatcttaCGAAAGGGTGTTGCATATGTTGTCTATATGTAGCTGCTTAACTTTTAAttcttatattaaaaaatttatccatgatgttattatattcgtttaatatttttgtaattattttatttaaataaacatttcAAACGGATTATAGAAGACAATTGttctaaatttaaaatttttatttaaagcaTTAAGTTAgctattattttaaaaattaaggcatattatattttttacatattaaatgtaacactataatataaacaggatatcaaaatttttttaattttcgctttattctttatttttattttttttttgactattaatatttctcaaaatatatatttatttacatttaacttaaaagaaaaacctttgaaattataaatatttaaacattattactataacaactaattttattccatttcttatacatattgtaatattgtaaattcattatacgaaaatataaatttcattattatagcTCTTTAAAAAGTTTACATAAATtcacttattttttaataattgctaatttcatttcattaacatataatactTCACAACAGAACGTGCATTctctttaaatataaattactgttgtatattttatataaaaaaatatatcttttctaacttcatttccttttcctaatattattagtcataataattttttttaactataaCGAGAAagagtataaaaaaatgtgtaaagttagaattattattttgaaacaACGtaaacttttatatttatcttcttaatatatattatacacaatttttacatattttaatttattttaaataaatatatagttactatcattattaaatgatattttacttaatcttatttcattttcaacgtattatgttttttcttggaaaattttaatgaaaaaaaaatttatctttACCTCAaactaattaatttaaatattatgaacatttataatttagttctttattttatattattttgttaaattttttcttttttagtaatggctgtatataaaaatactaaatCATATTTAAAGATATTTTGCATTTGGAAATACAATATAatctaaatttatataaattcattacattttgaaataaaataaattaattacagATAATCCTATAAATactttcttttaatattaaaaattttttaaaattagttaacattttttttagtcaatatattataatattaaagaagTATATAATGAAAGGCAATATCATATCCCTCATTTTTACTAAAATCTTTGcgtttatcttttttatatgtatatacctTTATAACAATGATAtggtattataataatatttcatatctctttttctcttttctttgtttgttttcttttttttcttgttccattttcaaaattaattttactttagtAAGGAAGTTTACATATCTGTGAATATgatgtttacatttttttctttttagaaTACCTGTGATAAATTATTGATTAAAAAGGATAAGCTATCTggacatttatatttaagaacTAATCGATTACTATCAAACGATTCTTTAGATTCTATActcaataaatatatatcacgtaataagaataataataaattattaaatgaagaagAGTTATCTTTATATTCCACAGATACTATATCAGAAAGCGAAGATTTTAAAGAAAGACTATCATATACAGAGGAAGTAGACAAAgtagctaaaaaaaaaaaacctacTTCACTAAATAGTGTAGATACATTTTtagaaagaaaattattcaaTATAGAAGATTCCgcatataaaattaagaataaaacaaatattaatagaaatattgAAAGTATGAAAATCTTCGTGGAGATTgctcttctttttattaaattctttttagctttggtaatattttttgcagTAGTTACGATATTTATTTAGGCATATTTTTTACCTACTATTAAAAGCACAGATCCTTCAAAAGTCTTAGATCCCTCATAGATCCTTCCTATTGTAACATTATGTCCATTACATTTGGCATCTTTGACTTTCTTAATTAAAGTAAGTATTAATTATGCTTTGacaaaaatagcaaaatacaaaaaaataaagttatataattttaaaaaatgctaTAATGTTACTAATTAAATTGGTAAGTAGAACCTTTAATATGGAATTAGAAGATATACAGTATCCTTAAACATAcgatatatataagaaaaatatacacaaccacgtaatttttttaaaacccTCAATATAAACATAACTGTTTTGATataaaacgtaaaaatatGTGCTGACAATccttataaaaatgatttttttattttttaaattttcactTTAAAgaattgttttaaaatacattaataatttgtaataatatatatatatgcatttaagtatgtatatatatatatatgtagaatacgtatatattccataaatttaatatataaatgtgctATTCGTATAACTTCGttaaattagtaaaaaagtgctcatattttaaattaaaaaatatatttaatttgtttttattacttttatatttattaatccaaaatgtttaatttctgacacaatgaaaaaaaaattatgatttgtttttatttaattctaaatgtcttttttatatataataaagcgtaaaaagttaaaatttttcttgttttcgtaaaaagaaaatttaatttatatttgttataaacAGTATTATGGTAAATGCATTACAATTCATATTTACtacaaaaacatttttaataactttttaaattttttaatgttttacatattaaattataaatacgtaataaaatatcattctttttaagaatgaattatttattgttgATTACTAATTTcgaaaatgataatttattgtaattaAATACACACTCCAATTATTTAATACCTtaattatatagaatatactATTAATTCAACTTTATAAGAATAACTTAAATATACactataatgaaatattaaaaatatatttcgtacttctatttcttctttgtttttatttagcAAGTTCACGTTCAAATGATCTACAATTATTAGCATATTAACTCTTATATgataatttatcttttttttggGTAAAGAGAATAAATACCTAAcaataaattacataaaaaaaaaggttcaATAACCAGTTAGTTTaacaaaagtaaataaaactTTCCTTCGTAAAGGTATAaattgatataattttttttatgttttctctatttcgtatatttaaatatatattctgtaAAAGTCACATAAATGAGTTTGTAAAGGTATATaagaacatataaattttatgttaagaacatcctatatatttatattaatagcACTACTCcctttaatataataagttGATAAAAATTAACCAGTGTTAGCTgtgttatatacataacaacataatttaatttttattaagatGATACGTTGCAATAGGATAGGGTAAATGTATTtctctttatatataatctatttaattaaaaaagaaataaatacaaCGTTTTTTATTCAAAGAATATATGATTGATTTAGATgattacatttaatatatcatattttcgTCTCTATAAATTGAAACAcaaatgaaatttatatttacaatttgTTTTAGTTATCGAAGTTACGCACAATgaaaatatcatttattagaaaataaggtgtataaattttacttatttatataagcGTTTATGAGCTTCAAATAATTGAACAAATGGATAATTGTGCATTcaaaaattacaattattctaataaacatatatatattatataaacaactttttttttacttttcagttaatattatattttataaatcttattaaaacatttaattacttttatacaatatatatatatatatatatatttttgtactggaaaatattatttgtaatataaataattatatttttgatatcTCGTTTATAATCAAAAATAACGCATGTATTTATGTTTCTTAcgcatattaatttttaatggtaaaaatgtatatcttaataaaaaattttattttaactttttttttttcgttagtTTTACTTCATGacatattttacttatattctggatttaataaaataaaatgaatatatgaatacaaatatacatattactaatttcatttaaaacatatttttttataaattatttttatatatatttcagaacaattttaaaaattctgcatgaattatatttataatagttGGTAACAAGGTAGTcacatatttacatttgaATAAAGACACTtcattaacatatatatgtacaaacaaACATTACGTTTTAAGGAAAAGTAatttaaattacattttaagttatattattttactattaactaataatatttatcatatttaaaaataaaattttttgccGGTTAGTCCTTATATAAAGtcatgttctttttttttaactgttTTGCGCATAtagataaaaatagtaaacatataatttatcatgtttattgaaatatttatttgaatcttattaataaaataagtaaaataatataatatatgataataattattatttatgcattaacatatataatatcaaaaaatttaaatgccctttttttataataagaaatcAACGAAAAtaatgcgtatatatattgcacacaatttttttaacttcgGTGCACTAAAATATTccgtaaaaattttatattaacttaAAACTTTTCTCTAATTAggatattaatatattttatatatttaaattatatatagttcttcataaataaaaaaatatatacttaattaaTTAGGTACAtcaaaaacataataaataaataaaaaatgagacAACATATAAAGTCAAagtttttattctttaaattcagaataatttgtttcacaaaaaaaaaattataatagtaaaacaaatttatgaatatattattattaacaaaatattactttCATGTTCAATTCGTATTTATTAAGTGTTGTAATTggataatattatcatattttactttataagTTGATATACAAATATAGTATTCTAAAATCTTCATTAAATTAGTATGTcatgtattaataaatataattttcatattcaaCAAAAAGAATTAGAGAACatacattataataaaaaagtaattattttgtatgaTCGTTTTCATGTTACAGttgttatttaattttattgtattatatatattgtatttttaatattatgttttgtaaattaaaatttttttataatcaattacattttgaaattacagaattaattatatttttaagcaAAACTTTTAAAgaatcataattattattgtaatttattttacttttataatttcctatatagtattattcttatatataatgcaaatatttttatgttttctttttggaaaaaatgtATGGAGTATTTCCATTGGTaaaatttttgcatatattataaaaatagtaatggGGTGCATAGTGAGATATATCCTTTTTGGAGAATAAATCTTAGCATACAAATAGAAGTGATTAAAAAATCTATATTGATTGCAGAAAAGTTTGgaacattttttacatatgatCTAAACTTTCAATTAACATTATATGTTGGAAATATTGCAGtagttatttaatattttctttaaatattcaaataataaatattgccATAATAACTTTAGActtcgtaaaaaaaaattcgttattattaataagtataaaaaaaaaattgatgcgtaatatatatataacacctattaacattattctatattaataatacatatttttttttgttgaatataaagggaaaaaataatttagactacaagatataataaaaaaaaaaaaaattgctattaaaataaaattatataaaaggaaaaataaagtaatatataatttcatgtAATAATGACTactaaaagaattaaaataaaataatgtttttgtttaccatataaaattattaattctgTACTTTACGCTTTTATACTCATCCAAAATATATCATctaaaatcataaaaatatccacatatataataaatttcttcAGTAAAAAATCACATAAAATCAATTCtacaattaattaaaaaagttcaatacatattttgatgttttattcaataaaaaaactgttctaattaatatataacaaacaCCTATAAATGTTCACTAAATATACTCACGAAAATAGAACAATtataatacttaaaaatattataacctacaaaatttacaaatatattgaaatacgaaggaaaaacaagaaaaaaataaaataaattactcATTAAGacaaacaataaaaatataactatcttataataatttaaacatattttattggtaatttttatacatatataaatagaaaaataaataatttaaaaatgtagatattgttataattattatacaaaataaattataataagaaactctaaaaatttaacaatctatttatattaaggaaaatattaataattataaaagaatttatttagataaaaattgaaaaaactAGAATTTccgtattatatatacatcgAGAATTtgcgcatatatacatattcttaaatatataaaattatgtgtATGCTACAATATCAGAAttcaatataaataaatcctaaaataattttacttttttatccAAATAAGGGTTTATAAATGCTcttgtataattttactttttattattatacttgaatatattttttaacaatttatatgatataattaatactgctaaaataaatattggaACTAATGTTAAATAGGCTAATTCGCAATTAGATGATGTCAGAATATCACCTATTCTTAGCATTTCTAATACGATTGGAGCAGTactcataaaaataattgtagtaAGAACCAGAACATAACTTAGAAATTTTCGTGAAAATGCACCCCTAAAATTATTTAGTCCTTTATATTCAGCTTCAATtactttttccatttttctattacatattttatctattttctttttagatTTAGAAATGGATggtaatgtatttttttccttttttaacgATATTCCTTTTAATGTTCTAAGCCCTGTTTCATAATAaccatcattttttaatgtatcaGATGACActttaaatttcttttcagacattttttttaaaggtatGCTTCCATTGGGGGGATGTAAACCtctttcttcatttaataatCTGTCTACTCTTACATATAATGAATTACTTAGAtcaattttcttaatatatgatatgcCATACGTATTTGTCTAAAAATACgaacaaatatttaatatttaaaaaacatcaatatttctatataaataaaatattaagttttaaaattaaattgtatgattacaaaaaaattcataGAAAATATCAAATAATACAATTACCTTACCTCATGTGAATTCTGATATATCCATATTAAAATGGGAAAT
Proteins encoded:
- the PmUG01_09012300 gene encoding Plasmodium exported protein, unknown function, producing the protein MIQTNKFFFFIKICPFPILIWIYQNSHETNTYGISYIKKIDLSNSLYVRVDRLLNEERGLHPPNGSIPLKKMSEKKFKVSSDTLKNDGYYETGLRTLKGISLKKEKNTLPSISKSKKKIDKICNRKMEKVIEAEYKGLNNFRGAFSRKFLSYVLVLTTIIFMSTAPIVLEMLRIGDILTSSNCELAYLTLVPIFILAVLIISYKLLKNIFKYNNKK
- the PmUG01_09012200 gene encoding Plasmodium exported protein, unknown function, producing MKGNIISLIFTKIFAFIFFICIYLYNNDMNTCDKLLIKKDKLSGHLYLRTNRLLSNDSLDSILNKYISRNKNNNKLLNEEELSLYSTDTISESEDFKERLSYTEEVDKVAKKKKPTSLNSVDTFLERKLFNIEDSAYKIKNKTNINRNIESMKIFVEIALLFIKFFLALVIFFAVVTIFI